The Bemisia tabaci chromosome 8, PGI_BMITA_v3 genome has a segment encoding these proteins:
- the LOC109033829 gene encoding E3 ubiquitin-protein ligase RNF25, translated as MNCDERLAEELEALQAILMDEIIIKTDSDGNPTGIEMEVLPVTDLDTDEQYVTLTLDVTLPVGYPDVTPIVKFRNPRGLADSTLDLLKEQISNKCAEYSGSPVLYEIIELVREGLTASNIPCCPCCICLYGFRPSDHFTKTQCYHYFHSNCLANHIISSEQIFIEEQDKLPPWQKTDEFHPVCPVCRANIKCDLEALKAAPPSLDLTEAPQKFEPSEELRLLQQRMSELFNQQKQRGGTIQQPNNTIILSSNVAAAVAERES; from the exons ATGAACTGCGATGAAAG GTTGGCTGAAGAACTGGAAGCGTTACAAGCAATCCTCATGGATGAAATCATCATCAAAACTGACTCCGA CGGAAATCCAACTGGCATAGAAATGGAAGTCTTACCAGTCACGGATCTAGACACAGATGAACAGTATGTGACTCTAACACTAGATGTGACCCTTCCTGTTGGTTATCCAGATGTCACCCCGATTGTCAAATTCCGTAATCCGCGGGGATTGGCTGATTCCACGTTAGATCTTCTGAAGGAGCAAATCTCAAATAAATGCGCTGAGTACTCTGGCTCACCAGTTTTATACGAAATTATTGAG TTGGTCAGAGAAGGCCTCACTGCCAGTAACATTCCCTGCTGCCCTTGCTGCATTTGCCTGTATGGATTTCGACCAAGTGACCATTTCACCAAAACGCAGTGCtatcattattttcattccAATTGTCTGGCCAACCACATCATCTCATCAGAGCAGATTTTCATAGAGGAGCAAGACAAGCTACCTCCATGGCAGAAGACGGATGAATTCCAT cctgTTTGTCCTGTATGTCGAGCCAACATAAAATGTGATCTGGAAGCGCTGAAAGCAGCCCCTCCATCATTAGACTTAACTGAAGCTCCACAGAAATTTGAACCAAGTGAGGAACTGAGACTGTTACAGCAACGGATGTCCGAGCTGTTTAATCAGCAAAAACAAAGAGGCGGCACAATCCAACAGCCCAATAATACTATCATTCTGTCAAGC AATGTTGCAGCAGCAGTGGCCGAAAGAGAAAGCTGA